One part of the Halostagnicola larsenii XH-48 genome encodes these proteins:
- a CDS encoding DUF7128 family protein produces the protein MVVETERDNATWYECETCGLLFTDESEAVDHETQCDGDDPSYIQ, from the coding sequence ATGGTCGTCGAGACAGAGCGCGACAACGCCACGTGGTACGAGTGTGAAACCTGCGGGCTGCTCTTTACCGACGAGAGCGAGGCGGTCGACCACGAAACCCAGTGCGACGGGGACGATCCGTCCTACATCCAGTGA
- a CDS encoding metal-dependent hydrolase: protein MWPWEHAIVGYVVYSLFCHVYYRAPPGGLEAFAVVFASVLPDLIDKPLSWQFGVFESGYALGHSIFFIVPLTVAVGLIARSYDRTHVGVAFGLVYLLHLPADVIDRLVRGGYFVPEIAFWPVVSVGTHDQSVAFTEQFFSLLGSYTYELFSGSPSQYLLLQLGLAMFAALLWLYDGAPVLREVLLGLKELVVQDTREFS from the coding sequence ATGTGGCCGTGGGAGCACGCGATCGTTGGATACGTCGTCTACTCGCTGTTCTGTCACGTGTACTACCGAGCGCCACCGGGCGGACTCGAGGCCTTCGCGGTCGTGTTCGCCTCGGTCCTTCCGGACCTCATCGACAAGCCGCTGTCCTGGCAGTTCGGCGTCTTCGAGTCGGGGTACGCGCTCGGTCACTCGATTTTCTTCATCGTTCCGCTCACGGTTGCTGTTGGGCTCATCGCTCGGTCATACGATCGGACACATGTTGGCGTCGCATTCGGCCTCGTCTACCTCTTGCACCTGCCAGCGGACGTCATCGACAGGCTCGTTAGAGGTGGCTATTTCGTGCCCGAAATCGCCTTTTGGCCGGTCGTATCGGTTGGCACCCACGACCAGAGCGTTGCGTTCACCGAACAGTTTTTCTCGCTGCTAGGCTCGTATACCTACGAACTCTTCTCGGGCTCCCCGTCCCAGTATCTCCTCTTACAGCTCGGGTTGGCCATGTTCGCCGCGCTGTTGTGGCTCTACGACGGCGCTCCCGTGCTTCGGGAGGTCCTCCTCGGCCTGAAGGAATTGGTCGTCCAAGACACTCGAGAGTTTAGCTAA
- a CDS encoding CDC48 family AAA ATPase, with product MSESDSVQVTLTVRAAEKRDAGRGVARIPEIARRKLGVLSGDTVVIDGEKTTIAKMWPADPSIPETVIQIDGDTRANAGVHVGDTVAVRAKDTAAIRQAERVTLGAPSELTEAESQLAERVATQKLRNRPIRAGEQIRIEGVAPEPFTVLDTDPDGDVRITSSTSINVTQADPTASGSADNPPSSSEPAGERDPEPETSSGVTYEDIGGLDEELELVREMIELPLSEPDLFQRLGVEPPSGVLLYGPPGTGKTLIARAVANEVDANFETVSGPEIMSKYKGESEEQLRETFEAARENSPTIIFFDEIDSIAGTRDDDGDAENRIVGQLLTLMDGLDARGEVIVIGATNRVDSIDPALRRGGRFDREIQIGVPDEEGRKEILQVHTRGMPLSDDVRIDKIAARTHGFVGADLDAVASEAAMAAIRGRPTDTDGRTAWNQDPKVTKAHFDAALASVEPSAMREYVAESPTTDFTDVGGLEDAKRTLRESVEWPLTYDRLFEETNTNPPSGVLLYGPPGTGKTLLARALAGETDVNFVRVDGPEIVDRYVGESEKAIRKVFERARQAAPSIVFFDEIDAIAGTRGESHEVTERVVSQLLTELDGMSENPNLVVLAATNRRDFIDPALLRPGRLDTHVLVPEPDLEARRKILEVHTRGKPFADDVDINAFADEFEGYTGADLEALVRDASMKAIREVATEYGPEEANERAGDVVIERSHLEAAKGALEGEQ from the coding sequence ATGAGTGAGTCGGATTCCGTGCAGGTAACCCTGACCGTTCGGGCCGCCGAGAAACGCGATGCGGGACGCGGTGTGGCCCGAATCCCGGAGATAGCCCGGCGGAAACTCGGTGTGCTGAGCGGCGACACCGTCGTGATCGACGGCGAGAAGACGACGATCGCCAAGATGTGGCCGGCCGATCCGTCGATTCCAGAAACCGTCATCCAGATCGACGGCGACACGCGAGCCAACGCGGGCGTTCACGTCGGCGATACGGTGGCCGTTCGAGCGAAAGACACCGCCGCGATCAGACAGGCCGAGCGCGTAACCCTCGGCGCGCCGTCGGAACTCACCGAGGCAGAGTCGCAGTTGGCAGAGCGGGTCGCGACCCAGAAGCTTCGAAACCGCCCGATCAGAGCCGGCGAACAGATCCGAATCGAGGGCGTCGCACCCGAGCCCTTTACCGTGCTGGATACGGACCCCGACGGTGACGTTCGTATCACGAGTTCGACGTCGATCAACGTCACCCAGGCGGACCCGACGGCAAGCGGGTCCGCTGATAATCCACCGTCCTCGTCCGAACCGGCCGGCGAGCGCGACCCCGAACCGGAGACATCATCGGGGGTAACCTACGAGGATATCGGCGGCCTCGACGAGGAGCTCGAGCTGGTCCGCGAGATGATCGAACTCCCGCTCTCGGAGCCGGACCTCTTTCAGCGACTGGGCGTCGAGCCGCCCTCTGGCGTCTTGCTCTACGGGCCGCCAGGGACGGGTAAGACGCTGATCGCTCGAGCGGTCGCCAACGAGGTCGACGCCAACTTCGAGACCGTTTCGGGCCCGGAGATCATGTCGAAGTACAAGGGCGAATCCGAAGAGCAGCTTCGGGAGACGTTCGAGGCCGCTCGCGAGAACTCGCCGACGATCATCTTCTTCGACGAAATCGACTCGATCGCGGGCACGCGAGACGACGACGGGGACGCCGAAAACAGGATCGTAGGCCAGTTGCTGACGCTGATGGACGGCCTCGACGCCCGCGGCGAGGTGATCGTCATCGGGGCGACGAACCGCGTGGATTCGATCGATCCGGCGCTCAGACGCGGCGGGCGCTTCGATCGCGAAATTCAGATCGGCGTTCCCGACGAGGAGGGGCGAAAGGAAATCCTGCAGGTTCACACCCGCGGCATGCCGCTTTCCGACGACGTTCGCATCGACAAAATCGCGGCTCGAACACACGGCTTCGTGGGGGCGGATCTAGACGCGGTAGCCAGCGAGGCAGCCATGGCGGCCATTCGAGGGAGGCCGACCGACACCGACGGTCGCACGGCCTGGAATCAGGACCCGAAGGTGACCAAAGCTCACTTCGACGCGGCGCTGGCCTCCGTCGAACCCTCCGCGATGCGCGAGTACGTCGCCGAATCCCCGACGACGGACTTCACCGATGTCGGCGGACTCGAAGACGCAAAGCGAACGCTGCGCGAGTCGGTCGAGTGGCCGTTGACATACGACAGGCTGTTCGAGGAGACGAACACGAATCCGCCGTCGGGCGTCCTCCTTTATGGTCCGCCCGGGACTGGGAAAACCCTCCTTGCTCGTGCGCTCGCAGGCGAAACCGACGTGAACTTCGTTCGCGTCGACGGCCCCGAAATCGTCGACCGGTACGTCGGCGAGTCGGAGAAGGCCATCCGCAAGGTATTCGAACGCGCCCGCCAGGCCGCACCCTCTATCGTCTTCTTCGACGAAATCGACGCCATCGCGGGCACTCGAGGCGAGAGCCACGAGGTGACCGAACGCGTCGTCTCACAACTGCTGACGGAACTCGACGGGATGAGCGAGAATCCGAACCTCGTCGTCCTCGCGGCGACCAACCGCCGGGACTTCATCGACCCCGCGTTGCTCCGGCCGGGCCGACTCGACACGCACGTGCTCGTTCCCGAACCCGACCTCGAGGCGCGACGGAAGATCCTCGAGGTTCACACCCGCGGCAAGCCCTTCGCCGACGACGTGGACATCAACGCCTTCGCGGACGAATTCGAGGGGTACACGGGCGCGGACCTCGAGGCGCTCGTTCGCGACGCCTCGATGAAGGCCATCCGGGAGGTAGCCACGGAATACGGGCCCGAGGAAGCCAACGAACGGGCGGGCGATGTCGTCATCGAGCGCTCGCATCTCGAGGCGGCAAAGGGCGCGCTCGAGGGCGAGCAATAG
- a CDS encoding sugar O-acetyltransferase, with the protein MPTEREKMVAGELYDPEDPELVADRQAARDLTERFNQIPVSDEPRRTELADDLFGSVGDDVYLEPPFRCDYGYNIHVGDGFYTNFECVILDAGRVEIGDDCMLAPGVHIYTATHPLEAAERVKGPEYTKPVTIGDEVWIGGRAVLNPGVTVGDGAVIGSGSVVTDDVPANVVVQGNPAEIVKELE; encoded by the coding sequence ATGCCAACCGAACGTGAAAAGATGGTCGCAGGAGAGCTGTACGATCCTGAGGATCCGGAACTGGTCGCCGACCGCCAGGCCGCGCGTGATCTGACCGAACGGTTCAATCAAATTCCGGTCTCCGACGAACCCCGGCGCACAGAACTCGCGGACGACCTGTTCGGCTCGGTCGGGGACGACGTGTACCTCGAGCCGCCGTTTCGATGTGACTACGGCTATAACATCCACGTCGGCGACGGGTTCTATACGAATTTCGAGTGCGTCATCTTGGACGCCGGCCGGGTCGAAATCGGGGACGACTGCATGCTCGCTCCGGGAGTCCATATCTACACCGCGACTCATCCGCTCGAGGCCGCCGAGCGCGTGAAAGGGCCGGAGTACACGAAGCCGGTCACTATCGGCGACGAAGTCTGGATCGGTGGGCGAGCGGTGCTCAATCCCGGCGTAACCGTTGGAGACGGTGCGGTAATCGGATCGGGGTCGGTCGTCACCGACGACGTTCCAGCGAACGTCGTGGTGCAGGGAAATCCCGCGGAAATCGTCAAAGAACTCGAGTGA
- a CDS encoding cation:proton antiporter domain-containing protein, which yields MEIIEPIGHHELLLVIVQLTVLLFVARVLGETFSSIGQPAVVGELLAGVLLGPSLLGFVAPGVYESLFVVSESQFHLLEIISWLGLIMLLLVTGLETDIDLVISKGKTAVFLSLGGILVPFATGFALGWFLPSEFIVSADHRLVFSLFIATAMSISAIPVIAKILLELDVIRRDIGQLILAAGMVDDTIGWILLATVAGLARTGVADLGSAAVTIFSVLVFLGAAFTIGRRLIAETIRWVDNAIGSDIALLSTVMVFALAAGALTQYMGLEAILGAFVVGVLVGQVKRFTFQVRHVFETMTLAIFAPLFFAIAGLRMDLATLADPLVFGVGLVVLAVACVGKFGGIMGVSGLAGLSKWEGITIGGGMNARGAMEIIVATIGLGLGILTTSMYSIIVMVAIVTSLMAPAIMRWSIPKIEMGEAERQRIERERYLEDSFVNNLNRVLLPTRGTVDTQYAARLISPLLRNLQADLDLLCVTPSAESGRTHRGVRGRLGRLVARIGGRSETGTDSGTDELEYRSDSDEIDRVFSSVERRLGPIAGETRRLVRESDGSPAESILETATGGYDLVVLGERTLERSPSRPLFSQTVDRVVQETPCPAMVVSTSDAVKQDPTSIDDPIDRILLPTIGTQTSRHAAEVAFTIALEERALVEIVHVVASHRSDDRFVRRTPRSHELDVGDRIVDREAELGRQLGAKVVTTVTVSDDPGEELVDIADRTDADVVVMGSNTRPMTQRAFFGPNVEYVLTNAPCPVVVLSSP from the coding sequence ATGGAAATTATCGAACCAATCGGCCACCACGAACTTCTTCTCGTCATCGTGCAGTTGACGGTGCTCCTGTTCGTAGCACGCGTCCTCGGCGAGACGTTCAGTTCGATCGGTCAGCCGGCGGTCGTCGGCGAACTCCTCGCCGGCGTGCTCCTTGGGCCCTCGCTGTTAGGATTCGTCGCACCGGGTGTCTACGAGTCGCTGTTCGTCGTTTCGGAGAGTCAGTTTCACCTCCTCGAGATCATCTCGTGGCTCGGGCTCATCATGTTGCTCCTGGTCACGGGCCTCGAGACTGACATCGACCTCGTCATTAGCAAAGGAAAGACGGCCGTCTTCCTCTCGCTCGGTGGCATCCTCGTCCCGTTCGCGACCGGCTTTGCACTCGGGTGGTTCCTCCCCTCGGAGTTCATCGTCTCCGCGGATCACCGACTCGTGTTCAGCCTGTTCATCGCCACCGCGATGAGCATCTCGGCGATTCCGGTCATCGCGAAAATCCTCTTGGAACTGGACGTGATTCGGCGCGATATCGGCCAGTTGATACTCGCGGCGGGAATGGTCGACGATACGATCGGCTGGATTCTGCTCGCCACCGTCGCCGGACTCGCGCGGACCGGCGTCGCGGATCTCGGTTCGGCGGCGGTGACGATCTTCTCGGTGCTCGTGTTTCTCGGAGCCGCGTTCACGATCGGCCGACGGCTCATCGCTGAGACGATCAGGTGGGTCGACAACGCCATCGGCAGCGATATCGCGTTGCTGTCGACGGTAATGGTCTTTGCACTCGCCGCGGGGGCGCTCACCCAGTATATGGGCCTCGAGGCGATTCTCGGCGCATTCGTCGTCGGCGTGCTGGTCGGCCAGGTCAAGCGGTTCACCTTTCAGGTTCGCCACGTCTTCGAAACGATGACGCTCGCTATTTTCGCGCCGCTTTTCTTCGCTATCGCCGGGTTGCGGATGGACCTCGCCACACTGGCTGATCCGCTCGTGTTCGGCGTCGGTCTCGTCGTCCTCGCCGTCGCCTGCGTCGGAAAATTCGGCGGGATCATGGGGGTCTCGGGACTGGCCGGCCTCTCGAAGTGGGAGGGTATCACCATCGGCGGCGGCATGAACGCTCGAGGCGCGATGGAGATCATCGTCGCGACGATCGGCCTCGGCCTCGGAATTTTGACGACGAGCATGTACAGCATCATCGTCATGGTCGCCATCGTCACGTCGCTGATGGCCCCCGCGATTATGCGCTGGTCGATCCCGAAGATCGAAATGGGGGAAGCAGAACGGCAGCGTATCGAACGCGAACGGTACCTCGAGGACAGCTTCGTCAACAACCTCAATCGGGTGCTGCTGCCGACTCGAGGGACCGTCGATACGCAGTACGCCGCCCGGCTGATCAGCCCGTTGCTCCGAAACCTGCAGGCCGATCTGGACCTGCTCTGCGTGACACCATCCGCTGAATCGGGGCGGACACACCGCGGAGTCCGCGGTCGACTCGGTCGACTCGTCGCCCGAATCGGGGGCCGCTCGGAAACCGGGACGGACTCGGGAACGGACGAGCTCGAGTATCGATCCGATTCCGACGAAATCGATCGCGTCTTTTCGAGCGTTGAACGAAGATTGGGTCCGATTGCCGGAGAGACGAGACGCCTCGTCCGAGAAAGCGATGGGAGTCCAGCGGAGTCCATCCTCGAGACTGCCACCGGCGGGTACGATCTGGTCGTTCTCGGCGAGCGAACGCTCGAGCGCTCACCCAGCAGGCCGTTGTTTAGCCAGACGGTCGATCGCGTCGTTCAGGAGACGCCGTGTCCCGCAATGGTGGTGAGCACGTCCGACGCCGTAAAGCAGGATCCGACGTCGATAGACGACCCGATCGATCGGATTCTGTTGCCGACGATCGGGACGCAAACGAGCCGTCACGCCGCCGAAGTGGCGTTTACGATCGCGCTCGAGGAACGCGCGCTCGTCGAGATCGTCCACGTCGTCGCCAGCCACCGATCGGACGATCGGTTCGTCCGTCGAACGCCGCGCTCTCACGAACTGGATGTCGGCGACCGGATCGTCGACCGCGAGGCCGAACTCGGGAGACAGCTGGGAGCGAAAGTCGTGACCACGGTAACGGTTTCGGACGATCCAGGCGAAGAACTCGTCGATATCGCCGACCGAACTGACGCCGACGTCGTCGTGATGGGCTCGAACACGCGGCCGATGACCCAGCGGGCGTTTTTCGGGCCCAACGTCGAGTACGTTCTGACCAACGCTCCTTGCCCGGTCGTCGTACTCAGCTCGCCGTGA
- a CDS encoding multicopper oxidase family protein, whose translation MRGSTGPFKPNLSRRKLLVASGATGIAALAGCTMDNTEPEETETAETITTHSSPDLEKWVDDLPRPGVLEPTGTKEGDPYYEVEMSETEQQLHSDLPATTVWGYGGGFPGPTIEAQQGEPIRVRWQNNLPDEHLLPVDTSIHSDIIPYDTEGVHAVTHLHGGNVEAESDGHAQAWYTRDFAETGPEFESKDDYYANDQPASTLWYHDHALGITRLNVYAGLAGFYLLRSEREQNLDLPDGEYEVPIVLQDRSFNEDGSLFYPTAISEEQDIGDGSYPDPSIVPQFYGDTSVVNGKAWPRLSVEPRSYRLRLLNGANSRYYNLKLLQYDESSGELDADGPQFVQIGNDGGLLSEPVEVGDRLELSGGQRADVVVDFSEYAGETLLLHNDAPALYRGEADNPDDDLVPLPEIMLFDVGDDETTADSYDLPSELVQVPEIPTDSVDNERYLTLNAGDTDEYDRKLHLLGTADDPSGHMVNDAVTEEPTLGDTEIWSFVNRTGMSHPIHLHLVHFQVLGRQGIGDYDPDEDDIELDALEEPAPYEQGWNDVVNVDPGEVVHVIVHFGEYEGLFSDQTGEYMWHCHMLEHEDHDMMRPYTVSPSADEGTETDGDDSNE comes from the coding sequence GCGGCGGAAACTCCTCGTCGCGTCCGGTGCAACGGGTATCGCTGCGCTCGCAGGCTGTACGATGGATAACACGGAACCGGAGGAAACCGAGACCGCAGAGACGATAACGACCCACTCGTCGCCTGATCTCGAGAAGTGGGTCGACGACCTCCCTCGACCAGGTGTCCTCGAACCGACGGGGACGAAAGAGGGAGATCCCTACTACGAAGTGGAGATGAGCGAAACCGAACAGCAACTCCACTCCGATCTTCCGGCGACGACTGTCTGGGGATACGGCGGGGGGTTCCCAGGTCCAACTATCGAGGCCCAGCAGGGGGAACCGATCCGGGTTCGGTGGCAGAACAACCTCCCGGACGAACACCTCCTCCCCGTCGATACGTCGATTCACAGTGACATAATCCCGTACGATACGGAAGGCGTACACGCAGTAACTCACCTTCACGGCGGGAACGTCGAAGCTGAAAGCGACGGTCACGCACAGGCGTGGTACACTCGAGACTTCGCGGAGACGGGACCCGAGTTCGAGTCCAAAGACGACTACTACGCAAACGATCAACCAGCATCGACGCTATGGTATCACGATCACGCGCTCGGAATCACGCGGTTAAACGTGTACGCCGGTCTCGCTGGGTTCTATCTCCTTCGCAGCGAGCGCGAACAAAATCTCGACCTTCCCGATGGCGAATACGAAGTCCCGATCGTCCTGCAGGACCGAAGCTTCAACGAAGACGGATCGTTGTTCTATCCGACCGCTATCTCTGAGGAACAGGATATCGGCGACGGATCGTATCCAGACCCGAGTATCGTTCCACAGTTCTACGGCGATACGTCGGTCGTCAACGGAAAAGCGTGGCCTCGGCTCTCGGTTGAGCCCCGGTCGTATCGGCTCCGACTCCTCAACGGCGCGAACAGTCGATACTACAACCTCAAGCTCCTCCAGTACGACGAATCGTCGGGCGAACTCGACGCTGACGGACCGCAGTTCGTCCAGATTGGAAACGACGGGGGGCTTCTCTCCGAACCGGTCGAGGTTGGAGACCGCCTCGAGCTATCCGGCGGCCAGCGAGCCGACGTCGTCGTCGATTTCAGTGAGTACGCAGGCGAAACCCTGCTTCTTCACAACGACGCGCCCGCGCTGTATCGGGGTGAAGCGGACAATCCGGACGACGACCTCGTTCCGCTGCCCGAGATCATGCTCTTCGACGTGGGCGACGATGAAACCACAGCGGATAGCTACGACCTCCCCAGCGAGTTAGTGCAGGTGCCCGAAATCCCGACCGATTCCGTCGATAACGAGCGATATCTGACGCTCAACGCCGGCGACACTGATGAGTACGACCGAAAGCTTCACCTGCTGGGAACCGCCGACGATCCCTCGGGTCACATGGTAAACGACGCTGTTACCGAGGAGCCGACACTCGGCGACACCGAAATTTGGAGTTTCGTCAACCGAACCGGAATGTCCCATCCGATTCACCTTCACCTGGTCCACTTCCAGGTGCTGGGGCGACAGGGAATCGGGGACTACGACCCAGACGAAGACGATATCGAACTAGATGCACTCGAGGAACCCGCGCCGTACGAGCAGGGGTGGAACGACGTGGTGAACGTCGACCCCGGCGAAGTGGTCCACGTAATCGTTCACTTCGGGGAGTACGAAGGGCTGTTCAGCGATCAGACGGGCGAGTACATGTGGCATTGTCACATGCTCGAGCATGAAGACCACGACATGATGCGACCGTACACAGTGTCACCGAGCGCCGACGAGGGTACCGAAACCGACGGTGACGACAGCAACGAGTAA
- a CDS encoding DUF7508 domain-containing protein: MPLQKQWHDLNRKTIGRVPDRPGVYELGDADGAVTQIGTGILRDELKTALAYGDGDRVRWTATQTRAQAQELAGEHRERLE; this comes from the coding sequence ATGCCGCTGCAAAAGCAGTGGCACGATCTGAATCGAAAAACCATCGGCCGGGTTCCGGATCGACCGGGCGTCTACGAACTCGGTGACGCGGACGGAGCGGTGACTCAGATCGGCACCGGAATCCTTCGCGACGAACTCAAAACGGCGCTCGCCTACGGCGACGGGGATCGCGTTCGGTGGACGGCGACGCAGACTCGAGCGCAGGCCCAGGAATTGGCTGGCGAACATCGGGAACGGCTCGAATGA
- a CDS encoding helix-turn-helix domain-containing protein, producing the protein MANSMAEQLQQDMECEGLLECIHGLKQLDKDCFGVLVESEDALTIDEVAEQVDRERSTAYRSIQRLLQSGFIQKEQINYDQGGYYHVYHPTDPTQIANDMQRMLNDWYAKMGQLIQEFEDKYEQAESGTEVSA; encoded by the coding sequence ATGGCTAACTCGATGGCAGAACAACTGCAGCAGGATATGGAGTGTGAAGGGCTGCTGGAGTGTATTCACGGGCTCAAGCAACTCGACAAGGACTGTTTCGGTGTCCTCGTCGAAAGCGAGGACGCGCTGACGATCGACGAAGTTGCCGAGCAAGTCGACCGAGAGCGCTCGACCGCCTACCGCTCGATCCAGCGACTGCTCCAGAGCGGCTTCATCCAGAAAGAGCAGATCAACTACGATCAAGGCGGCTACTACCACGTTTATCACCCAACGGACCCGACCCAGATCGCAAACGACATGCAGCGAATGTTAAACGACTGGTACGCGAAGATGGGCCAGCTCATACAGGAGTTCGAGGACAAGTACGAGCAAGCCGAGTCAGGCACCGAAGTTTCAGCCTAG
- a CDS encoding protein sorting system archaetidylserine decarboxylase: MKFAPGAWKYAIWPLVVAPFAVLISVTASVVSLALGVATLAFFRDPDRTPPVSGTVAPADGNVSVLRTEGDRARLGIFMNVWHVHVVRAPFDARVVDVEHIDGANRPAFSKDSDRNERVHVTLELEDPAAVVPDWQTPVEDASKDESDDEPTTAPTATVTFVAGAFARRIHPYVEAGDRLERGQRIGHIAFGSRVDVLFPAGVSGDDIAIEPGQSTTAGETVILNSPNDAGEIGSIGAIGEK; encoded by the coding sequence ATGAAGTTCGCGCCCGGCGCCTGGAAGTACGCGATCTGGCCGCTCGTGGTCGCACCGTTTGCGGTTCTGATCAGCGTCACCGCGAGCGTCGTCTCGCTCGCGCTCGGAGTCGCGACGCTCGCGTTCTTTCGCGACCCCGATCGAACGCCACCGGTGTCGGGAACCGTCGCCCCCGCCGACGGAAACGTCTCCGTTCTCCGAACGGAAGGCGACCGGGCTCGCCTCGGGATTTTCATGAACGTCTGGCACGTCCACGTCGTTCGGGCTCCGTTCGATGCCCGGGTGGTCGACGTCGAACACATCGACGGCGCAAATAGACCCGCCTTCTCCAAAGACTCCGATCGGAACGAGCGGGTTCACGTGACGCTCGAGCTAGAGGATCCAGCAGCCGTCGTCCCCGACTGGCAAACGCCTGTAGAAGACGCGTCGAAAGACGAATCAGACGACGAACCGACGACAGCCCCCACGGCGACCGTCACCTTCGTCGCCGGCGCGTTCGCCAGACGGATTCATCCGTACGTCGAAGCGGGCGATCGGCTCGAGCGCGGACAGCGGATCGGACACATCGCCTTCGGCAGTCGCGTCGACGTTCTGTTCCCCGCGGGCGTTTCGGGGGACGACATCGCAATCGAGCCAGGGCAATCGACGACGGCGGGAGAGACCGTCATACTGAACTCGCCGAACGACGCTGGTGAGATCGGGTCGATCGGAGCCATCGGAGAAAAATAG